One Corynebacterium appendicis CIP 107643 DNA window includes the following coding sequences:
- the nadC gene encoding carboxylating nicotinate-nucleotide diphosphorylase encodes MNPPLNKDTTLRLIRLGLEEDFAHGPDATTQATVDADAHLTAHLVPRQPGVVAGLDTVAWTMHEVSPDIQVEVHASDGDQVAPGERLGTVTGPARAVLSAERTALNLLTYASGIATHTHEWTHELAGTRAKVRDSRKTLPGYRDLAKYAVRCGGGVNHRMSLGDAVLIKDNHVASVGTVTEAYRRTTAAFPALPTEIEVDDLVQLEEVLAFSPDLVMLDNFGVEATREAVDKRNALSPGTKLESSGGLTLDRARTYAETGVDFLAVGALTHSVAILDIGLDAVQQ; translated from the coding sequence GTGAATCCACCGCTGAATAAGGACACCACGCTGCGTCTCATCCGCCTCGGCCTCGAGGAAGATTTCGCGCACGGCCCCGATGCCACGACGCAGGCGACCGTCGACGCCGACGCCCACCTCACAGCTCACCTAGTCCCACGCCAACCCGGCGTGGTCGCGGGCCTCGACACGGTCGCGTGGACCATGCACGAGGTCTCCCCCGACATCCAGGTGGAAGTCCACGCATCCGACGGCGACCAGGTCGCACCGGGCGAGCGTCTCGGCACAGTCACCGGCCCGGCGCGTGCGGTCCTGTCGGCGGAACGCACGGCGTTGAATCTGCTCACCTACGCCAGTGGCATCGCCACCCACACGCACGAGTGGACCCACGAACTCGCCGGGACACGCGCTAAAGTCCGCGACTCGCGGAAGACCTTGCCCGGGTACCGCGACCTAGCCAAATACGCGGTGCGGTGCGGTGGCGGAGTCAACCACCGGATGAGCCTGGGAGACGCCGTGCTGATCAAAGACAACCATGTCGCCAGCGTCGGAACCGTCACAGAAGCTTATCGACGCACCACCGCCGCCTTCCCCGCTCTCCCCACCGAGATCGAAGTAGACGACCTCGTTCAGCTCGAAGAGGTCCTCGCGTTCTCCCCCGATCTGGTCATGCTGGATAATTTCGGGGTGGAGGCGACGCGGGAGGCCGTCGATAAGCGCAATGCCCTGTCTCCCGGGACGAAGCTAGAGTCCTCGGGCGGCCTCACGCTCGACCGCGCCCGCACCTATGCGGAGACCGGCGTCGACTTCCTGGCGGTCGGCGCGCTCACGCACTCGGTTGCCATCCTCGACATCGGACTGGACGCCGTACAGCAGTGA
- the nadA gene encoding quinolinate synthase NadA: MWTDEVQQLKQERNAVILAHNYQIPEIQDIADFTGDSLALSRIAAGTDADVIVFCGVHFMAESAKILSPDKTVLIPDEAAGCSLADSITAEQLREWKAEHPDAVVVSYVNTTADVKALTDICCTSSNAVDVVNSIDPDTEILFSPDQFLGAHVKRETGRENIRIWAGECHVHAGINGKELADQAAAHPDAPLYIHPECGCANSAIYLAGEGVIAPDRVHMLSTGGMLDQADHDTQGTVLVATEVGMLHQLQKKSPLADFQPVNPQASCKYMKMITPEKLVASLRDMRDEVTVPEDIAAKARQSLERMIAIGNPGSGE; this comes from the coding sequence ATGTGGACTGATGAAGTGCAACAGCTCAAGCAGGAACGAAACGCTGTCATTCTGGCGCATAACTACCAGATCCCGGAGATCCAGGACATCGCGGACTTCACCGGCGACTCCCTAGCGCTGTCCCGCATTGCCGCTGGCACGGACGCAGACGTCATTGTCTTCTGCGGCGTGCACTTCATGGCGGAGAGCGCGAAGATTCTCAGCCCGGATAAGACAGTGCTCATTCCGGATGAGGCCGCCGGTTGTTCCCTAGCTGATTCAATCACCGCCGAGCAGCTGCGTGAGTGGAAGGCCGAGCACCCGGACGCTGTCGTGGTCAGCTACGTCAACACCACGGCGGATGTGAAGGCGCTGACCGATATCTGCTGCACGTCTTCCAACGCCGTCGACGTGGTGAACTCCATCGACCCGGACACGGAGATCCTCTTCTCTCCCGATCAATTCCTCGGCGCCCACGTCAAACGCGAGACCGGCCGCGAGAACATCCGGATCTGGGCCGGCGAGTGCCACGTTCACGCCGGTATCAACGGCAAGGAGCTCGCCGACCAAGCAGCCGCCCACCCGGACGCTCCGCTGTACATCCACCCGGAGTGCGGGTGCGCGAATTCCGCGATCTATCTGGCTGGCGAAGGGGTCATTGCTCCTGATCGCGTGCACATGCTCTCCACTGGCGGCATGCTCGACCAGGCGGATCACGACACGCAGGGAACTGTTCTCGTCGCCACCGAGGTCGGGATGCTGCACCAACTGCAGAAAAAGTCCCCGCTGGCAGACTTCCAACCTGTCAACCCCCAGGCCTCCTGCAAATACATGAAGATGATCACCCCGGAGAAGCTCGTGGCTAGTCTCCGGGACATGCGCGACGAAGTCACCGTGCCCGAGGACATCGCCGCGAAGGCACGCCAGTCGCTGGAGCGCATGATCGCCATCGGCAACCCGGGCAGCGGTGAGTGA
- a CDS encoding mismatch-specific DNA-glycosylase: MHDRIPDPCRLLIVGINPGALSEEVDAPFAHPGNRFWPALEKAGITPYRVNASGGLSEQDAVMLAERGIGFTNLVARMTPKASDLTKDELIEGGERLKRVVDKHRPGAVMFAGVGAYRDAFGRRKAQRGLQSETIAGAPVWVVGNPSGLNAHETVDSLAASYREVWASTE; this comes from the coding sequence ATGCACGACCGAATTCCTGACCCTTGCCGTCTGCTCATCGTGGGCATCAATCCCGGAGCTCTGTCCGAGGAAGTCGACGCGCCGTTCGCGCACCCGGGCAACCGATTCTGGCCAGCGCTCGAAAAAGCGGGCATCACCCCGTACCGGGTGAATGCGAGCGGAGGATTGTCGGAGCAGGACGCAGTAATGCTCGCAGAGCGGGGGATCGGCTTCACCAACCTCGTTGCCCGGATGACGCCGAAGGCCTCTGATCTGACAAAGGATGAGCTGATAGAGGGAGGGGAGAGACTGAAGCGTGTCGTCGATAAGCATCGCCCTGGGGCCGTGATGTTCGCGGGCGTCGGTGCGTACCGCGACGCATTCGGGAGGAGGAAAGCGCAGCGCGGGCTGCAAAGCGAGACGATCGCGGGCGCGCCCGTGTGGGTGGTGGGCAATCCGAGCGGATTGAACGCGCACGAGACGGTTGACTCGTTGGCTGCAAGCTACCGGGAGGTGTGGGCGTCGACTGAGTAG
- a CDS encoding bile acid:sodium symporter family protein — protein MESTNLAQSRRAEERSAFIATLGFPLLVIAGGVIGFAAPGVVEPISGWTTWLLGIVMFGMGLTLTGKDFVYVAKKPLPVLVGVVAQFVMMPLAAVLLTWALRLPPEIAAGVILVGCAPGGTSSNVVSYLARGDVALSVTMTSVSTLLAPILTPLLTLWLAGQHMDVSAGPMAWSIVKMVILPIGLGLLVRLLAPRFVAALLPALPWVSVLAIAAIVAIVVAGSRDKLAQAGLIVLLAVALHNLIGYTLGYVTGKVTGQPEAASRTMAVEVGMQNSGMAATLAASYLSPLAALPGAVFSVWHNLSGAVLALIFRAKDKKAQSGQPDKTQVEA, from the coding sequence ATGGAATCTACGAATCTTGCCCAGAGCCGTCGTGCGGAAGAGCGCTCGGCGTTCATCGCAACCCTCGGCTTCCCCTTGCTGGTGATTGCTGGCGGCGTGATCGGCTTTGCCGCGCCGGGCGTCGTGGAGCCGATCTCTGGCTGGACGACGTGGCTGCTCGGCATCGTGATGTTCGGTATGGGGCTCACCCTCACGGGCAAGGACTTCGTGTATGTGGCGAAGAAGCCGCTGCCGGTCCTGGTGGGCGTCGTCGCGCAGTTCGTGATGATGCCTCTTGCCGCCGTGCTGCTCACGTGGGCGCTTCGCCTGCCGCCGGAGATTGCTGCCGGCGTGATCCTGGTCGGATGTGCGCCCGGTGGTACCTCATCGAATGTCGTCTCCTACCTGGCGCGCGGCGACGTCGCTTTGTCGGTGACCATGACCTCGGTGTCCACACTGCTCGCCCCGATTCTCACTCCCTTGCTCACCCTGTGGTTGGCGGGCCAGCATATGGATGTCAGTGCAGGACCGATGGCATGGTCGATCGTGAAGATGGTCATTTTGCCGATCGGCCTCGGCCTGCTGGTGCGTCTGCTTGCTCCGCGCTTTGTCGCGGCGCTGCTGCCGGCACTGCCATGGGTTTCGGTTCTCGCGATTGCCGCCATTGTCGCGATCGTTGTGGCCGGCTCCCGCGACAAGCTTGCCCAGGCGGGTTTGATTGTTCTGCTCGCCGTCGCGTTGCACAACCTCATCGGCTACACGCTTGGCTACGTCACCGGCAAGGTGACCGGCCAACCGGAGGCCGCTTCGCGCACAATGGCAGTGGAAGTGGGCATGCAGAACTCCGGAATGGCCGCCACTTTGGCCGCGAGCTACCTCAGTCCGCTGGCTGCGCTGCCCGGTGCTGTGTTCTCTGTCTGGCACAACCTCTCCGGTGCCGTTCTCGCCCTGATCTTCCGCGCAAAGGACAAGAAGGCGCAGTCCGGACAGCCGGACAAGACGCAGGTGGAAGCGTAA
- the gatB gene encoding Asp-tRNA(Asn)/Glu-tRNA(Gln) amidotransferase subunit GatB produces the protein MTAYDLMDYSDVLEKYDPVMGLEVHVELSTETKMFSTSSAHFGAEPNTNIDPVSLGLPGALPVVNAKGVEWAIKIGLALNCKIAEASRFARKNYFYPDQPKNYQISQYDEPIAYDGYLDVVLDDGTEWRVEIERAHMEEDTGKLTHLGSASGRISGATASLVDCNRAGIPLIEIVTKPIEGAGERAPEVARAYVGALRELVKALGVSDARMDQGSMRCDANVSLRPKGQEKFGTRTETKNINSLKSVEQAVRYEMQRHAGVLEAGGEIVQETRHYQEADGTTSKGRPKEEASEYRYFNDPDLPPVIAKPEWVEEIRATLPELPWVRRARIQEEWQLPEKEFRDLVNAGALDLIVDTVEAGTTPDEARAWWVSYIAGKGNELGKDLDALGVTPADVARVVELVKDGKLTTKLGRQAIDGVIEGEGNVDEVVEKRGLEVVRDDGAIEAAVDEALAANPDIVEKYKAGNTKVTGAIVGAVMKATQGKADPKAINEIIAKKLAD, from the coding sequence ATGACTGCGTACGACCTGATGGATTACAGCGATGTCCTGGAAAAGTACGACCCGGTGATGGGTCTCGAGGTGCACGTGGAGCTGTCCACGGAGACCAAGATGTTCTCCACCTCTTCGGCCCACTTCGGGGCGGAGCCGAACACCAACATCGACCCGGTGTCGCTCGGCCTGCCGGGCGCGCTTCCGGTGGTCAACGCCAAGGGCGTGGAATGGGCCATCAAGATCGGTCTCGCGCTGAACTGCAAAATCGCCGAGGCGTCCCGCTTCGCACGCAAGAACTACTTCTACCCGGACCAGCCGAAGAACTATCAGATCTCGCAGTACGACGAGCCGATCGCGTACGACGGTTACCTCGATGTCGTCCTCGACGACGGCACCGAGTGGCGCGTCGAGATTGAGCGCGCCCACATGGAGGAAGACACCGGCAAGCTGACCCATCTGGGTTCTGCGTCCGGCCGCATCTCCGGCGCGACGGCGTCCCTGGTGGACTGCAACCGTGCCGGGATCCCGCTGATCGAGATCGTGACCAAGCCGATCGAGGGCGCCGGCGAGCGCGCCCCCGAGGTCGCCCGTGCTTACGTCGGTGCGCTGCGCGAGCTGGTCAAGGCGCTCGGTGTGTCCGACGCACGCATGGACCAGGGCTCGATGCGGTGCGACGCGAATGTCTCGCTGCGCCCCAAGGGCCAGGAAAAGTTCGGCACCCGCACTGAGACCAAGAACATCAACTCGCTGAAGTCCGTCGAGCAGGCCGTGCGCTACGAGATGCAGCGCCACGCAGGCGTCCTCGAGGCCGGCGGCGAGATCGTCCAGGAGACCCGCCACTACCAGGAGGCCGACGGCACCACTTCCAAGGGCCGCCCGAAAGAAGAGGCGAGCGAGTACCGCTACTTCAACGACCCCGACCTGCCGCCCGTCATCGCGAAGCCCGAGTGGGTCGAAGAGATCCGCGCGACCCTGCCGGAGCTGCCGTGGGTGCGCCGCGCCCGCATTCAGGAGGAGTGGCAGCTACCGGAAAAGGAATTCCGTGACCTGGTCAACGCCGGCGCTCTCGACCTCATCGTCGACACCGTCGAAGCCGGCACCACGCCGGACGAGGCCCGCGCATGGTGGGTCTCCTACATCGCCGGCAAGGGTAACGAGCTGGGCAAGGACCTCGACGCGCTCGGCGTCACCCCGGCCGATGTCGCCCGCGTGGTCGAGCTGGTCAAGGATGGCAAGCTGACCACCAAGCTCGGCCGCCAGGCGATCGACGGAGTCATCGAGGGCGAAGGCAACGTCGACGAGGTCGTCGAAAAGCGCGGCCTCGAGGTGGTGCGTGACGACGGCGCGATCGAGGCAGCCGTCGACGAAGCCTTGGCGGCGAACCCGGACATCGTGGAGAAGTACAAGGCCGGCAATACCAAGGTCACCGGCGCAATCGTCGGTGCGGTGATGAAGGCGACGCAGGGCAAGGCCGACCCGAAGGCGATCAACGAGATCATCGCGAAGAAGCTCGCGGACTAG
- a CDS encoding YkvI family membrane protein: MKKTLKVAMALVGLTVGAGFASGQEVLQYFLSFGYWGIIGAAVAGLTIAVLSAFVYQLGSYYLADNHSVVFESVSRPLLAKYMDYTTMFTLFCIGFVMVAGAGANMEQQFGFQTWIGSAIMVVLLVLSGFLDVDKLSNVISMITPLLIVCIIGAFIITLMNMPDNLGELNELAQTTPHAQGTFGNWFITAMNYATLVMIMDCSMMLVFAGSHINPAQTGKGGLLGGIIFAVLLMILVFILFFNMEHILDADMPLLKVFDTMHPAIGTAVSIVIYLMIYNTAVGLFYALGRRLSHDKPEKFRRYYFIVVAVGFALSFIGFADLVGWVYPLLGYLGLILGVIMAVAWFRDRQNIKEETGRRARLAELAESQLHPESDNLSAEERHEVDDLTKDSNIGDQNLWHSVQEEVAADLDADDSNDFSLENVPALDPESDSYGGAPESKGDSIDWKSYEEMYETGEFPAVNNKP, from the coding sequence GTGAAGAAAACCCTGAAAGTGGCCATGGCGCTCGTCGGCCTCACAGTCGGCGCCGGCTTCGCCTCCGGCCAAGAAGTGCTGCAATACTTCCTCTCCTTCGGCTACTGGGGCATCATCGGTGCCGCCGTCGCCGGCCTCACCATCGCGGTGCTCAGCGCATTCGTCTACCAGCTCGGCTCCTACTACCTCGCCGACAACCACAGCGTGGTATTCGAGAGCGTTTCCAGGCCGCTGCTGGCCAAGTACATGGATTACACCACCATGTTCACGCTGTTCTGCATCGGCTTTGTCATGGTGGCAGGCGCAGGCGCCAATATGGAGCAGCAATTCGGGTTCCAAACCTGGATCGGCTCCGCGATCATGGTCGTGCTGCTGGTCCTGTCGGGCTTTCTGGACGTGGACAAGCTCAGCAACGTCATCTCGATGATCACGCCGCTGCTGATTGTCTGCATCATCGGCGCGTTCATCATCACGCTGATGAACATGCCGGACAACCTTGGTGAACTCAACGAGCTCGCCCAGACCACCCCGCACGCGCAGGGCACATTCGGCAACTGGTTCATCACCGCGATGAACTACGCGACCCTGGTGATGATCATGGACTGCTCCATGATGCTCGTCTTCGCCGGCTCCCACATCAACCCGGCGCAGACCGGCAAGGGCGGCCTTCTCGGCGGCATCATCTTCGCAGTCCTGCTGATGATCCTGGTGTTCATCCTGTTCTTCAACATGGAGCACATCCTGGACGCGGACATGCCTCTGCTCAAGGTCTTCGACACCATGCACCCGGCGATCGGCACGGCGGTGTCCATCGTGATCTACCTGATGATCTACAACACCGCCGTCGGCCTCTTCTACGCTCTGGGCCGCCGCCTCAGCCACGACAAGCCGGAGAAATTCCGCCGCTACTACTTCATCGTGGTCGCGGTCGGCTTCGCGCTGTCGTTCATCGGGTTCGCCGACCTTGTCGGCTGGGTCTACCCGCTGCTGGGCTACTTGGGCCTCATCCTCGGCGTGATCATGGCTGTCGCGTGGTTCCGCGACCGCCAGAACATCAAGGAGGAGACCGGCCGCCGCGCGCGTCTCGCCGAGCTCGCCGAATCGCAGCTGCACCCCGAATCCGACAACCTGTCCGCCGAGGAGCGCCACGAGGTCGACGACCTGACCAAGGATTCGAATATCGGCGACCAGAACCTCTGGCACTCGGTCCAGGAGGAGGTTGCCGCGGACCTCGACGCCGACGATTCCAACGACTTCAGCTTGGAAAATGTCCCCGCCCTCGACCCGGAGTCCGACTCCTACGGCGGCGCGCCCGAATCGAAGGGCGACTCGATCGACTGGAAGTCCTACGAGGAGATGTACGAGACCGGCGAGTTCCCCGCCGTGAACAACAAGCCGTAG
- a CDS encoding aldo/keto reductase → MNAYTAADNRYDRNGDNWFRRVGNSGLKLPAVSLGFWHNFGDDKPLENQRAIMRRAFDRGVTHFDLANNYGPPAGSAEINAGRILAEDFAAHRDELIISSKAGWHMHDGPYGFGGSRKYLVSSLDASLKRLGLDYVDIFYHHRPDPDTPLEETMYALRDIVASGKALYVGISSYGPELTAEAAEITAGEGCPLLIHQPSYSIVNRWVEEPGEDNVSLLQSAAESGLGVIAFSPLAQGLLTDRYLDGIPADSRAAAGKSLSEGMLSEDNIAMARKLNDIATKRGQSLAQMAIAWVLRDQAERTVTSALIGASSVEQLDANLDAVDNLDFSDEELSLIDDIAHDAGINIWAGATASRTRG, encoded by the coding sequence ATGAACGCCTACACCGCAGCTGACAACCGTTACGACCGCAATGGGGACAACTGGTTTCGCCGGGTGGGCAATTCCGGTCTGAAGCTGCCGGCCGTTTCGCTTGGATTTTGGCACAATTTCGGCGACGACAAGCCGCTGGAGAACCAGCGCGCGATCATGCGCCGCGCGTTCGACCGGGGAGTGACGCACTTCGACCTAGCCAACAACTACGGCCCGCCGGCGGGCTCCGCGGAGATCAACGCTGGCCGCATTCTCGCCGAGGATTTCGCCGCGCACCGCGACGAGCTCATCATTTCCTCGAAGGCCGGCTGGCACATGCACGACGGTCCGTACGGCTTCGGCGGTTCCCGTAAATACCTAGTTTCGTCGCTCGACGCGTCGCTGAAGCGCCTCGGGCTCGACTACGTGGATATTTTCTACCACCACCGCCCAGACCCGGACACGCCGCTAGAGGAAACGATGTACGCGCTGCGCGACATCGTCGCATCGGGCAAGGCGCTCTATGTCGGCATTTCCTCCTACGGCCCGGAGCTCACCGCCGAGGCGGCCGAGATCACGGCGGGGGAGGGCTGCCCCCTGCTCATCCACCAGCCGAGCTATTCCATCGTCAACCGCTGGGTCGAAGAGCCGGGCGAGGACAATGTCTCCCTGCTCCAGTCCGCCGCGGAGAGCGGCCTCGGCGTCATCGCGTTCTCCCCGCTGGCCCAGGGTCTGCTCACCGACCGCTACCTGGACGGCATTCCGGCCGATTCCCGCGCCGCTGCCGGCAAGTCCTTGAGTGAAGGAATGCTCAGCGAGGACAATATCGCCATGGCGCGCAAGCTCAACGACATTGCCACCAAGCGCGGCCAGTCGCTCGCCCAGATGGCCATCGCCTGGGTCCTGCGCGACCAGGCCGAGCGCACCGTGACCAGCGCGCTCATCGGAGCCTCCAGTGTCGAGCAGCTCGACGCGAACCTCGACGCCGTGGACAACCTGGACTTCAGCGACGAAGAGCTTTCGCTTATTGACGACATCGCCCACGACGCCGGCATCAACATCTGGGCCGGGGCGACCGCGTCCCGCACTCGCGGCTGA
- a CDS encoding DoxX family protein, with protein sequence MTDKGSKKPASSSVNSSADRARKLEDVTDLDHLDNLDEVPTTNVYTRTGKAAPTEVLPSAPKADKTEQRKPVDITVDRVDEPGAKAVTSSAADTAAEPVAASTVSTAGALHTTEGAENLASESAALKADTAGEPQPPIGRGTIDVGLLILRLVLGGVLILTSIAVLFQLGGNAGLAGLEDELASYNYPRALAIALPTMGLASGVFLVLGLLTPIASLVAVAATGFTAIETITSSEATSDIFAWEPSVWLAVALAGMALAVQFTGPGIFGIDFGRSWTRRPMVSSWLCAAIGIAAAVLLWVFA encoded by the coding sequence ATGACTGATAAAGGCAGCAAGAAGCCCGCAAGCTCGTCCGTGAACAGCTCCGCCGACAGGGCGCGGAAGCTCGAGGACGTCACTGATCTGGACCACCTCGACAACCTGGATGAGGTGCCCACCACTAACGTTTACACACGTACCGGCAAGGCCGCACCAACTGAGGTCTTGCCGTCTGCGCCGAAGGCTGACAAGACGGAACAGCGCAAGCCGGTGGACATCACCGTGGACCGCGTCGACGAGCCTGGTGCCAAGGCAGTGACCTCGTCCGCAGCAGACACCGCAGCGGAGCCGGTGGCAGCCAGTACAGTCAGTACCGCGGGCGCGTTGCACACGACGGAGGGAGCGGAGAACCTGGCGTCGGAAAGCGCAGCTCTTAAGGCAGATACCGCCGGCGAGCCGCAGCCGCCGATCGGCCGTGGGACGATCGACGTCGGTCTGCTCATTCTGCGTCTCGTGCTCGGCGGTGTGCTGATCCTCACGTCGATTGCAGTCCTGTTCCAGCTGGGCGGCAACGCTGGGCTGGCTGGTCTCGAAGACGAGCTCGCCTCGTATAACTACCCGCGCGCACTCGCCATCGCGTTGCCGACGATGGGCTTGGCATCCGGCGTGTTCCTCGTGCTGGGCCTTTTGACCCCGATCGCGTCGCTGGTCGCCGTCGCGGCGACTGGCTTCACTGCGATCGAGACCATCACTTCTTCCGAGGCCACCTCGGACATCTTCGCGTGGGAGCCGTCGGTTTGGCTTGCTGTCGCACTCGCAGGGATGGCGCTAGCGGTTCAATTCACCGGCCCGGGAATCTTCGGCATCGACTTCGGCCGCAGCTGGACGCGTCGCCCGATGGTCAGTTCGTGGCTCTGCGCCGCCATCGGCATCGCCGCCGCGGTTCTGCTCTGGGTCTTCGCCTAG
- the ilvD gene encoding dihydroxy-acid dehydratase, whose translation MPNAIPLRSRVTTVGRQAAGARALWKATGTKDNEFGRPIVAIVNSYTQFVPGHVHLKNVGDIVAEAVREAGGIPKEFNTIAVDDGIAMGHGGMLYSLPSREIISDSVEYMVNAHTVDAMVCISNCDKITPGMLNAAMRLNIPAVFVSGGPMEAGKAVVIDGVAQTGTKTNLVDAMSSSANDAISDADLDRIVESACPTCGSCSGMFTANSMNCLTEALGLSLPGNGTTLATHTARRRLFERAGEAVMEIARRYYGEGDESVLPRSIATREAFRNAMALDMAMGGSSNTILHTLAAAQEGEVNFDLKDIDELSHEIACISKVAPNGDAHIEDVHRAGGIPRILGELNRAGLLNTDVHSVAYSNLQDWLDDWDIRGGKATDEAIELFHAAPGGVRSSEAFSQSNRWDELDTDPVGGVIHDFDHPFTSDGGLVVLRGNLAEDGAILKTAGVEEDLWEFSGPARVVDSQEQAVSMILAREVQPGDVVVIRYEGPAGGPGMQEMLHPTSFLKGAGLGKVCALITDGRFSGGTSGLSIGHISPEAAQGGLIGLIENGDTIRISVRDRKLQLEVDDDVLDRRRAEMEQRDTPFTPNRTRHVTKALRAYSKMATSADKGAVRRVD comes from the coding sequence ATGCCAAACGCAATCCCGCTTCGTTCCCGAGTCACCACCGTCGGCCGCCAAGCAGCCGGCGCGCGTGCACTGTGGAAGGCAACCGGCACAAAGGACAACGAGTTCGGCCGTCCGATCGTGGCTATCGTCAACTCCTACACCCAGTTTGTGCCCGGCCACGTCCACCTGAAGAATGTCGGCGACATCGTCGCTGAAGCCGTTAGGGAAGCAGGCGGCATTCCGAAGGAATTCAACACGATCGCGGTCGACGACGGCATCGCGATGGGTCACGGCGGCATGCTGTACTCCCTGCCCAGCCGCGAGATCATCTCCGACTCGGTCGAATACATGGTCAACGCCCACACCGTCGACGCGATGGTGTGCATCTCCAACTGCGACAAGATCACCCCGGGCATGCTGAACGCGGCGATGCGTCTGAATATCCCGGCAGTGTTCGTCTCCGGCGGCCCGATGGAGGCCGGCAAGGCAGTCGTCATCGACGGCGTCGCGCAAACGGGCACGAAGACGAACCTCGTCGACGCGATGTCCAGCTCCGCCAACGACGCGATTTCCGACGCCGACCTGGACCGCATCGTCGAATCCGCCTGCCCCACCTGCGGCTCCTGCTCCGGCATGTTCACGGCGAACTCGATGAACTGCCTGACCGAGGCGCTCGGCCTGTCGTTGCCCGGCAACGGGACCACCCTGGCCACCCACACCGCCCGACGCCGCCTGTTCGAGCGCGCCGGCGAAGCCGTCATGGAGATCGCCCGCCGCTACTACGGCGAGGGCGATGAGTCGGTGCTGCCGCGTAGCATCGCCACCCGCGAGGCTTTCCGCAACGCGATGGCGCTGGATATGGCCATGGGCGGATCGTCCAACACGATCCTGCACACGCTCGCCGCCGCCCAAGAAGGCGAGGTCAACTTCGACTTGAAGGACATCGACGAGCTTTCCCACGAGATCGCCTGCATCTCCAAGGTCGCCCCGAACGGCGACGCCCATATCGAGGACGTGCACCGCGCCGGCGGCATTCCCCGCATCCTCGGCGAGCTGAACCGCGCCGGTCTGCTCAACACCGATGTTCATTCCGTGGCCTACTCGAACTTGCAGGACTGGCTCGACGACTGGGATATCCGCGGTGGGAAAGCTACTGACGAAGCGATCGAGCTCTTCCACGCCGCCCCCGGCGGCGTGCGGTCGTCCGAGGCGTTCTCCCAGTCCAACCGCTGGGACGAGCTGGACACGGACCCGGTGGGCGGCGTCATCCACGACTTCGACCACCCGTTTACTTCCGACGGCGGTCTGGTCGTCCTGCGCGGCAACTTGGCCGAGGACGGCGCGATCCTGAAGACCGCCGGTGTCGAGGAAGACTTATGGGAGTTCTCCGGCCCCGCCCGCGTCGTTGATTCGCAAGAGCAAGCTGTCTCCATGATTCTGGCGCGCGAGGTTCAGCCGGGCGACGTGGTGGTCATCCGCTACGAGGGCCCCGCAGGCGGACCGGGCATGCAGGAAATGCTGCATCCGACGTCCTTCCTCAAAGGTGCCGGCTTGGGCAAGGTGTGCGCCTTGATCACCGACGGCCGCTTCTCCGGCGGCACGTCGGGATTGTCCATTGGCCACATCTCCCCCGAGGCGGCCCAAGGCGGCTTGATCGGTCTGATCGAGAACGGCGACACGATCCGTATCTCGGTCCGAGACCGCAAGTTGCAGCTTGAGGTCGACGACGATGTGCTCGACCGCCGCCGCGCGGAAATGGAGCAGCGGGACACCCCGTTCACCCCGAACCGCACGCGCCACGTGACGAAGGCACTGCGCGCGTACTCCAAGATGGCTACTTCGGCCGATAAGGGCGCTGTGCGCCGCGTCGACTAA
- a CDS encoding PH domain-containing protein: protein MTFTPDRTHIFAAVLMAGIALIGISWAPLKLGWLLIFPIIFIVWVLTAKTRVDDSGIAVSYLFKKNVHLPWDQLRGIGFEGSSAKVATVDGQEYTLPGVTFNSLPDLAEASSGRIADVITQASEAADGMMEVTDQEGNSILVTPEEYEERTAAGEKLSMPGEGDNEGSYKNSKEDEE from the coding sequence ATGACATTCACCCCAGACCGCACCCACATTTTCGCGGCGGTGCTCATGGCAGGCATCGCGCTCATCGGAATCTCTTGGGCCCCGCTGAAGCTCGGCTGGCTACTGATTTTCCCGATTATTTTCATCGTGTGGGTGCTCACCGCGAAGACCCGGGTGGATGATAGCGGCATCGCCGTGTCTTACCTGTTCAAGAAGAACGTGCATCTCCCGTGGGACCAGCTGCGCGGCATCGGCTTCGAGGGCTCCAGCGCGAAAGTGGCGACCGTAGACGGCCAGGAGTACACGCTGCCCGGAGTAACGTTCAATTCATTGCCGGATCTCGCGGAAGCGTCCTCGGGCCGCATCGCCGACGTGATCACGCAGGCCTCCGAGGCCGCGGACGGAATGATGGAGGTCACTGACCAGGAGGGCAATTCCATTCTGGTCACCCCCGAAGAGTACGAGGAGCGCACCGCCGCCGGCGAAAAGCTCTCGATGCCCGGTGAGGGCGATAACGAGGGCAGCTACAAGAACAGTAAAGAAGACGAGGAGTAA